A genomic window from Hyla sarda isolate aHylSar1 chromosome 10, aHylSar1.hap1, whole genome shotgun sequence includes:
- the LOC130294676 gene encoding nicotinamide N-methyltransferase-like isoform X1: MFTECTGHIKGNVLIDLSPGSYVHHLYSACEFFQHIIVLKVSDRCILELKRWLDSRTGAFDWEHAAKLHAEIEGNSDQFQDKEGKVRSAIPHVLKCDFEKENMADPIVLPPADCIISVWLLEATCKDQDDYIRYLRKFSGLLKPGGHIMLIGALDMSYYTVGKDKFHAFTYDEDFARKALVGEGFVIDNCKVKKRTAVSDLTDYKAMIFIAAHKEKLI, translated from the exons GGCATATTAAAGGAAATGTCCTTATTGACCTCAGCCCTGGTTCCTATGTCCACCATCTGTATTCAGCCTGTGAGTTTTTTCAACACATCATAGTCCTGAAGGTCAGTGACAGATGCATCCTGGAGCTGAAGAGATGGCTGGACTCACGGACAGGAGCATTCGATTGGGAACATGCTGCAAAACTTCATGCAGAGATAGAAGGAAACAG TGACCAGTTTCAAGACAAAGAAGGAAAAGTGAGATCAGCCATTCCACATGTTCTGAAATGTGACTTTGAGAAGGAAAACATGGCGGATCCGATAGTCTTACCGCCAGCAGATTGTATCATCAGTGTTTGGCTCCTAGAAGCTACCTGCAAAGACCAAGATGATTATATCAGATATCTCAGGAAGTTCTCAGGGTTGTTGAAACCTGGAGGACACATCATGTTAATTGGGGCTTTAGATATGTCATATTACACCGTTGGGAAAGACAAGTTCCATGCTTTCACATATGATGAGGATTTTGCCAGGAAAGCTCTAGTTGGAGAAGGATTTGTTATAGATAACTGTAAGGTTAAGAAGAGAACGGCTGTGAGTGACCTTACTGACTATAAGGCCATGATATTCATTGCAGCTCACAAGGAAAAATTGatctga
- the LOC130294676 gene encoding nicotinamide N-methyltransferase-like isoform X2 has protein sequence MKNARHIKGNVLIDLSPGSYVHHLYSACEFFQHIIVLKVSDRCILELKRWLDSRTGAFDWEHAAKLHAEIEGNSDQFQDKEGKVRSAIPHVLKCDFEKENMADPIVLPPADCIISVWLLEATCKDQDDYIRYLRKFSGLLKPGGHIMLIGALDMSYYTVGKDKFHAFTYDEDFARKALVGEGFVIDNCKVKKRTAVSDLTDYKAMIFIAAHKEKLI, from the exons GGCATATTAAAGGAAATGTCCTTATTGACCTCAGCCCTGGTTCCTATGTCCACCATCTGTATTCAGCCTGTGAGTTTTTTCAACACATCATAGTCCTGAAGGTCAGTGACAGATGCATCCTGGAGCTGAAGAGATGGCTGGACTCACGGACAGGAGCATTCGATTGGGAACATGCTGCAAAACTTCATGCAGAGATAGAAGGAAACAG TGACCAGTTTCAAGACAAAGAAGGAAAAGTGAGATCAGCCATTCCACATGTTCTGAAATGTGACTTTGAGAAGGAAAACATGGCGGATCCGATAGTCTTACCGCCAGCAGATTGTATCATCAGTGTTTGGCTCCTAGAAGCTACCTGCAAAGACCAAGATGATTATATCAGATATCTCAGGAAGTTCTCAGGGTTGTTGAAACCTGGAGGACACATCATGTTAATTGGGGCTTTAGATATGTCATATTACACCGTTGGGAAAGACAAGTTCCATGCTTTCACATATGATGAGGATTTTGCCAGGAAAGCTCTAGTTGGAGAAGGATTTGTTATAGATAACTGTAAGGTTAAGAAGAGAACGGCTGTGAGTGACCTTACTGACTATAAGGCCATGATATTCATTGCAGCTCACAAGGAAAAATTGatctga